The following coding sequences are from one Abditibacteriaceae bacterium window:
- a CDS encoding TonB family protein, translating into MNTRRSLILSALLHVPFVWFLLRTAPSHPVEEAVEIELLSERPAKLITAPESAQRSKLQKPAARPAPRSQNRTHRMFNRPALRAATRDARAVQPRRQNSTFLFPRRSSSKTAPIRSSQLRPRTSSPPRTAQAFPAKARPESKGSQPIAQRSGELTKWPSSNRDSLDAKPSLNTQATDTISGPRGENRAYQPRGGDFGGFAPRSIPQPGPMRSSSDGSSASGGNNDSSSGGGRIGGTRSDASSGEPAPKREEPRREPEPRPRPTEEPKREEPRRREPEPEKPREERRRGPTRDAQVVSQSMPDVSEDMLEGVSRRSVRVRFSISASGDADASLLGSTGSSAVDAIVLRAANRWRFRPAMRDGEPVSSSLRLRVEIR; encoded by the coding sequence ATGAATACCCGTAGGTCTCTGATTCTGTCTGCACTGCTGCACGTTCCCTTTGTGTGGTTTCTCTTGCGCACAGCGCCCTCGCATCCAGTTGAAGAAGCCGTAGAAATCGAGTTGCTGTCAGAACGCCCCGCCAAACTCATCACGGCGCCAGAATCCGCGCAGCGGAGCAAGTTACAAAAGCCCGCCGCGCGACCTGCGCCCCGCTCGCAAAACCGCACGCACCGCATGTTCAATCGTCCGGCGTTGCGTGCTGCAACACGAGATGCCCGTGCTGTACAACCACGCAGGCAAAATTCGACGTTTCTTTTTCCGCGTCGAAGTTCCTCGAAAACTGCACCGATTCGTTCTTCGCAACTGCGCCCGCGAACATCTTCGCCGCCGCGCACGGCACAGGCGTTTCCCGCAAAGGCTCGCCCGGAATCGAAAGGTTCACAGCCAATTGCACAGCGCAGCGGTGAACTAACAAAATGGCCGTCCAGTAACCGCGATTCGTTGGATGCAAAGCCGTCGTTGAATACCCAAGCGACCGACACCATAAGCGGGCCGCGCGGAGAAAATCGGGCTTACCAACCGCGCGGCGGAGATTTTGGTGGCTTCGCGCCGCGCAGCATTCCTCAGCCTGGCCCAATGCGCAGTAGTTCTGACGGCAGTTCTGCGAGCGGCGGTAACAATGACAGTTCTTCCGGCGGTGGCAGAATCGGCGGAACGCGCTCCGATGCGTCATCGGGTGAACCGGCGCCAAAGCGAGAAGAACCGCGACGTGAACCAGAGCCGCGTCCCCGCCCGACCGAAGAACCGAAACGCGAAGAACCCAGACGTCGCGAACCAGAACCGGAAAAACCGCGCGAAGAAAGGCGACGCGGCCCAACGCGCGATGCTCAAGTCGTGTCGCAATCGATGCCTGATGTTTCAGAAGATATGCTGGAAGGCGTTTCTCGTCGCTCGGTACGCGTGCGGTTTTCCATAAGCGCGAGCGGCGACGCCGATGCCTCGCTGCTTGGTTCGACCGGTTCATCGGCGGTCGATGCGATTGTCTTGCGTGCGGCAAATCGTTGGCGTTTTCGCCCCGCGATGCGCGACGGCGAGCCAGTTTCTTCGTCGCTGCGGTTGCGCGTCGAGATTCGCTAG
- a CDS encoding biopolymer transporter ExbD has protein sequence MKIVNRSSLRRQSARRQAALPMAEINIIPLVDIVLVLLIIFMATTAFVKDAGLNAALPQSKTADAPAREAKTIVVTIAAGGALYLEGNRTSGQALRKAFSAARGSQTRVIIRGDENIEYKSVVRIRNIARQEGLAKNTLSTRPS, from the coding sequence ATGAAAATCGTTAATCGTTCTTCTTTGCGCCGTCAATCGGCGCGACGTCAGGCCGCGCTGCCAATGGCCGAAATCAATATCATTCCGCTCGTTGATATTGTTCTTGTATTGTTGATTATCTTTATGGCGACTACGGCGTTCGTCAAAGATGCCGGATTGAACGCGGCCCTGCCGCAATCAAAAACGGCAGACGCGCCAGCCAGGGAAGCGAAAACGATTGTGGTAACAATCGCGGCGGGCGGCGCGCTTTATCTCGAAGGGAATCGCACTTCGGGACAGGCTTTACGAAAAGCATTTTCTGCGGCGCGCGGCAGCCAGACGCGCGTCATTATTCGCGGCGACGAGAATATCGAATACAAGAGCGTCGTGCGTATTAGGAATATAGCGCGGCAGGAAGGGTTAGCGAAAAACACGCTTAGCACGCGCCCATCTTAG
- a CDS encoding cytochrome P450, protein MTESSSLPTNAVPSRPKLAPGPSSLGVLNMGVGFIRDPFAVLNGASAQYGPIVRFQVGKKCVHLIHDPDMVQRVLLDNNTNYNKSSPYGFIKLLFGKGLLFNEGKSWFAQRRLLQPIFMPKHFSGMAEGIGAAIAENVATWPRVAGGEKTDIEQEMAHLARRIVGEFLFGENLSDDVNKIAESGSDGSKSGFLLGNIPGTPHNLKFKSEMAKLDKAVYDIIATRRALPAEDDSANDLLSAMMRAVDKSTGEKMDDLQLRDEIVTLLFSGFDTTSRTLSWGFHALSKNPHVEAKLHEELDRVLGGRMPTYDDLPKLVYTDMFIKETMRVFPPNAIIGRQAKEDDVIGGYHIPAGSLLTISPYLAQRDPKYWDQPEVFDPERWAPDKEAPGRFNYFPFGGGPRQCIGKGLAMMTLPFAVATIAQQFRWSEIPEFPVGHDMKLTFQSKRGIWAMRHTRGVLAA, encoded by the coding sequence ATGACAGAATCTTCTTCCCTTCCCACCAACGCCGTTCCCAGCCGTCCCAAACTTGCGCCTGGCCCCAGCAGTCTCGGTGTATTGAATATGGGCGTCGGATTCATTCGCGACCCGTTTGCCGTGTTGAATGGCGCCAGCGCCCAATATGGTCCGATTGTCCGTTTTCAAGTCGGCAAAAAATGCGTCCACCTAATTCACGACCCCGACATGGTGCAGCGCGTCCTGCTCGATAACAACACCAACTACAACAAGTCGTCGCCGTATGGCTTTATCAAACTGCTGTTTGGCAAAGGCTTGCTTTTCAACGAAGGCAAGTCGTGGTTCGCGCAGCGCCGCTTGTTGCAGCCGATTTTCATGCCGAAGCATTTTTCGGGCATGGCCGAAGGCATTGGTGCCGCGATTGCGGAAAACGTGGCGACGTGGCCACGCGTCGCGGGCGGCGAAAAAACCGACATCGAACAGGAAATGGCGCATCTCGCACGGCGCATCGTTGGCGAATTCTTGTTCGGCGAAAACCTGTCGGACGATGTCAATAAGATCGCCGAATCGGGTTCCGACGGAAGCAAATCGGGCTTTCTGCTTGGCAACATTCCCGGCACGCCTCACAACCTGAAGTTCAAGTCGGAGATGGCAAAACTGGACAAAGCGGTTTACGATATCATTGCCACACGCCGCGCTCTCCCTGCGGAAGACGATTCGGCCAATGACCTGCTTTCCGCCATGATGCGGGCCGTCGATAAATCGACCGGCGAAAAAATGGACGATTTGCAGTTGCGCGACGAAATTGTCACGTTGCTGTTTTCAGGTTTCGACACCACTTCGCGCACGCTTTCGTGGGGCTTTCATGCGCTCAGCAAAAACCCGCACGTCGAAGCCAAGCTGCACGAAGAACTCGACCGCGTTCTCGGTGGCCGCATGCCGACCTACGACGATTTGCCCAAGCTGGTTTATACCGATATGTTCATCAAGGAAACGATGCGCGTGTTTCCTCCGAACGCAATTATCGGGCGGCAGGCCAAAGAAGATGATGTCATCGGCGGCTATCATATTCCCGCCGGTTCGCTCTTGACGATTAGCCCGTATCTTGCGCAGCGCGACCCCAAATATTGGGACCAGCCCGAAGTTTTCGACCCTGAGCGCTGGGCGCCCGACAAAGAAGCGCCCGGACGTTTCAATTATTTTCCGTTCGGCGGCGGCCCGCGCCAGTGCATTGGTAAGGGTTTGGCGATGATGACGTTGCCGTTTGCGGTAGCGACGATTGCGCAGCAGTTCCGCTGGAGCGAAATCCCGGAATTCCCTGTCGGACACGACATGAAACTCACATTTCAGTCGAAGCGCGGCATCTGGGCGATGCGGCACACGCGCGGCGTGCTTGCGGCGTAA
- a CDS encoding TonB-dependent receptor, whose protein sequence is MNRYLLGLALLPTLAHAQTAAPQTEAPQAEPAPAASTEAAAETGDDKDDLVLVVTPTKNPRRLSETTAAVTVISPRQLEAKKAFDITDVLRLVPSLNLVQSGARGKQASVFLRGASPSQTLVLIDGVRVNSPSFGSFDFGTFSTDNIERIEVLRGPQSGLYGSDAIGGVINIITKRGVGPIKTGGRLELGSDGLSRQNVVARGEAGQTRVAFSASRLSSDGTRQNDEFRDLAASLRLDRALGERSNLALITRFDRARVGIIGQTFGEDPNQESKPRTLFGSLQFTHDGARRRDKITLGVFDKDLRDNDPANPGDTFFGTAQFRDKVRTLEAQSAFSLGRHTLTGGVELRRQRARITSQSNFGPNNYAGATTTRAAFLQDEFTNGKNALVLSGRYEDNSQFGSDLNGRAGFSREIFNRTRFKASIGTGFQAPTIDQLYSPFGGNANLKPVENTTYEIGLEREMSRGGRAEVTVFRTRFKNLIGFDAAFNAVNVDSARGDGLEVSLDQPFGNGFRTVINAGLLNISSTASRNILRRPKYNATADLIYRRGKADFDFGVVSRGRGYDVGQAGTAIFGGHTRFDLAAGYSLRDSLKVYARINNLFDSSYQEVIGYPAPGRQFVIGLQTGVF, encoded by the coding sequence GTGAATCGTTATTTATTAGGTCTCGCGTTGCTGCCCACTCTGGCACACGCTCAAACTGCTGCGCCGCAAACGGAAGCGCCGCAAGCCGAACCCGCGCCTGCTGCGTCAACCGAAGCCGCCGCTGAAACCGGCGATGACAAAGACGACCTCGTTCTTGTCGTGACGCCGACGAAAAACCCACGTCGTTTGTCGGAAACCACCGCTGCCGTCACGGTTATTTCGCCGCGTCAGCTAGAAGCGAAGAAGGCCTTCGACATTACTGATGTTCTGCGTCTCGTGCCTTCGCTGAATCTGGTGCAAAGCGGCGCGCGCGGTAAGCAGGCATCCGTCTTTTTGCGTGGCGCCAGCCCGTCACAGACGCTTGTTCTCATCGACGGTGTGCGCGTCAATTCGCCGTCGTTTGGCTCGTTCGACTTTGGCACATTCTCCACCGACAACATCGAACGCATCGAAGTGTTGCGCGGGCCGCAAAGCGGTCTTTATGGCTCCGATGCCATCGGCGGCGTGATTAACATCATCACCAAGCGCGGCGTTGGCCCGATTAAAACCGGCGGCCGTTTGGAGCTTGGCAGCGATGGACTCAGCCGCCAGAATGTCGTCGCTCGTGGCGAAGCCGGACAAACGCGCGTCGCATTTTCGGCATCGCGGTTGAGCAGCGACGGCACGCGTCAGAATGATGAATTCCGCGACCTCGCCGCTTCGCTCCGACTTGACCGCGCACTGGGCGAACGCTCGAATCTTGCGCTGATTACGCGCTTCGACCGCGCACGCGTTGGCATCATCGGCCAAACGTTTGGCGAAGACCCGAATCAGGAATCCAAGCCGCGCACGCTCTTTGGCAGTTTGCAGTTCACGCATGACGGCGCGCGACGCCGCGACAAAATCACGCTTGGCGTTTTCGACAAAGATTTGCGCGACAACGATCCGGCAAACCCCGGCGACACATTTTTCGGCACCGCGCAATTTAGGGACAAAGTGCGCACGCTGGAAGCACAAAGCGCATTTTCTCTCGGTCGCCACACGCTGACAGGCGGTGTCGAATTACGCCGCCAGCGCGCTCGCATCACCAGCCAGAGCAATTTCGGCCCGAACAATTACGCAGGTGCCACAACAACGCGCGCCGCCTTTTTACAGGACGAATTCACTAACGGAAAGAACGCTCTTGTGTTGTCGGGTCGTTACGAAGACAACTCGCAGTTCGGCAGCGACCTCAATGGGCGCGCCGGGTTTTCGCGCGAAATTTTCAATCGCACGCGTTTCAAAGCCTCGATTGGAACCGGCTTTCAAGCGCCGACAATCGACCAGTTGTATTCGCCGTTTGGTGGCAACGCGAATTTGAAGCCCGTCGAGAATACGACCTACGAAATCGGGCTGGAGCGCGAAATGTCGCGCGGTGGTCGTGCTGAAGTCACGGTTTTCCGCACGCGTTTCAAAAACCTCATTGGTTTCGACGCGGCGTTTAACGCGGTCAATGTCGATAGCGCGCGTGGCGATGGTTTGGAGGTTTCACTGGACCAACCTTTCGGCAACGGCTTTCGCACCGTTATCAATGCAGGATTGCTGAACATTTCCTCGACGGCTTCGCGCAACATCTTGCGCCGCCCGAAATACAACGCAACAGCGGATTTGATCTATCGACGCGGCAAAGCCGACTTCGATTTCGGCGTGGTCTCGCGTGGTCGCGGCTACGATGTCGGGCAAGCGGGCACGGCCATTTTCGGCGGCCACACGCGCTTCGATCTTGCAGCCGGTTATAGCCTGCGCGACAGCCTGAAAGTTTACGCACGCATCAACAACCTGTTCGATAGCAGCTATCAGGAAGTTATCGGCTATCCCGCGCCGGGACGACAGTTCGTTATCGGTCTGCAGACAGGCGTTTTTTAA